TTTTCATCCCTATAGGACTTGATGATTAAAAAACCAGACCATTTGTATTCTAGTCACTTGCAAAGGATTCGGGGAGACAGGCTACCCAACTACCAAGGGGAAGCGTAGCATGCTAACTAGGGAGGTGAGAGCGCCCGGCTGGACCACCTGTATACCCAAGTTGAATAGCCTGATTACAAAGACACGGCCTTGGGCCAGCTCTTGAGCTCTGCGTTTGAACTCTTGTCAACACCAGGTTTATTCATGTTCTCAAAGCCTGGCGGGTTTACTATTGTCAGCTCCTCTTGGGGTGTCTAGAACAAAGCCGGCAACACGTTTCAAGTGAATCTGGGCTCACGGATACAACCgaaagtgttctttttaaaacctGGAATTTGAGATCATTTTAGCTTATGCTTAAAGAAAGTGTAAAATGGATGGGGGtttgattttgttcctttttagaaggagaaataataaatggGATGGTTCATCTGTAGACTCGGTCCTTTTAAGTCAGGGACCTAAAAAGTTGTTTTCTAGCCACCGTTCTTTCCCATAACAAGCATTTTTGAGCCTACTGTGTGCATAGCATTATCAGGGTGTTAGGAACGTGGCAGGtgcttttaaaagcttttcaaaaGAGTCCTTTGGATTTGGATGTTAGGCAAAAGCTCTCAGAGCCCAAATGGCAGACTCCTTGGCTGGCGCTCTTTACTTCGTTCAGAACTATTGCCTTTTTCTTCATGTTGATGTACAAGTGAAAGCACTGTTTTTTGCACTAGGTGTTGAAATCTGTCTGTGTGATTTCTTCCCCAATTACTAGAAAATCCACCCAGAGAGAACACCTTCAGAGAAATTGTTAGCCGTGAAGGAGTTTGAATCACGTAAGTCTCCCTGTGACTGGCTGAGGAGTTATCTTACCCACACATTATCTGTGAATTAGACGGGAttgaggaaaggaagagataGCTGGATTCTTAGTGGTGGTGGGGAAGCCGGATTCTTAGTGGTGGTGGGGATTTCACAATTACCAGTTTTTATTTTGACTTGTGTgctgttttgaaaaatgaatataacttttttttttttctgagttgccAGGACCTGCTAGGAAATAATTAAGGGGAAGCAGGAACTTACAGGATGAATTGTTACATTACTCTATCTCCTGCTGGCTCTCCTGGCATGCTGAGTATTTTTTGGATCTTTGCTGAATTGCAGTCCTGTAAACAGCTGATGTCCTTACGGAAAGGCATTAAATCAGGGGCTGTCCACTTTCTCGATCATGACATAGACTCCAGGGCCAATCGGGGGGCCCTTGACTTGGCCAAGCTAGTTATCGGTCATCGCCACTCATTCCTGACCTTGTTGCTAATGGTCAGTTGAAATTCCCTGTCCTGAGTGACTTCCAGTTgtcagaggaagagaagaaagaaatggcacGCTTTTCTTGCCCTAGGGTTTATCCGTTAGACCAAATGAGGAGGAGGTATATTTCCTGGGGCTCCACGTAgttttttcttccacttcatGCCATTTACAGGATATAGCTAGACTCCAGAGTTTAACACACTTGAACGTGATCCCAATAAAAGGATATAGCTAGAAATCCAGAGTTTTCTACCAGCTGAATGATGGTTTATCCACAGATCTGGATAAATTAGACAATGAGAAGAAAGGTTTGATTCAGAGTGACATTGCTGCTCTCCATCACTTTTACTCCAAGCACCTTGAGTTCCCTGACAACCATAGCCTGGTAGTTCTCTTCGCACAGGTAAGAATGCAAGCATCAAGTGACACTTAGTCTAACCTTTCCCTGCCTGAGTCCCTCTCCTCAGCACGTGGTCGGTGAAGATGAACGAAAGTAGAATGATGGCATCTACTTGGCAACGTGGTGCCTGACCTGTTGGGCCCTGTTTTGCATCGCCTGGCTGGGTGTCCTTGAGCAGATCAGGGTCCTGTCTGTGCTGGCCCTCACTGATGGTGGCACATAGGAAACTCGCCCTAACCTCTGCCTCTTGCTGCAGGAAGGGTTTATGAAAACAGGGGAGTTGCCAGTGCCCCAGTACCATGGCATACTGGAAGCTCTTGGAATAGAAAAGACCATTTGAGGTTCCAACATGAAATTTTACTCTTCTCTTAAACCTTCCCTTCTGACAGTAGTGGGCTtcttttggttggttgtttttgttttgttttgtttttgtactcCTACCAACACTGTATGGATAAATTGAGGCAAATACAGACGGCCCCAGGAAGGACAGTCACCACAGAGAGGAGCCCAAGTGGGTCTACGTacaggaagcctttcctgatggTTGCTAAGAAGTCCTATTTAGGGGAGCCTAGGTTTACCAAAATCagatatgataaaaaaaaaaaattaaagaggctTCTAGACAAGAGCAACTTAAAGGCGCTGAGGCTGGTTGCCAAACCAGCCATTTGGAAAGGCCGAGGCTCCGCTGGGCATGGCTAGGACACAAAAGACAGTGCGGCCGGCACCCTTTGGCCGAACACAGTCTGGCTGCATCAGTCTTCTGTTACTGTGAGGGTGGCTCTTCCTGGCACGACTTACCAGATCGGATTTCTCTCCCTAACATACCCTCGCGTTTTCCCCTCCAAGCTGAACGTGTAGCTGAAGGTGACCTTCCCAGAAAGAGAGGTACTAGAATACTGCTCTGTGGGATTACATTTCCCTGCCAGAGCCTTCAGTGCCTAGATGGATAAAAGAGCTTGGTAGATACTTACACATTTTCATCTTAGGACAGAGTAAGCATCGCCGATATACCCCTTGACCCACTAATTGCATTTTTAGGGATCTAGCCTAAGGAAGTAGTCAGAGATTATGGACAGAAATTGACATGCAAATTGTTGATTGCGTGgttctttttaaaaccaaaaaaaaaaaaaaaaaaaaagaaaagtgaaaaaaagagaaaaagaaaaggaagtacaTATTATAAATGGTCAGCAGTAGGAGTTTGGTAAATAAATTTTGGCCTAGCCTTACGATGGAAGGTTATGTAGCCtttataaattacatttcaaagaatATCTGAAGATGTGAAAAACGCTGATGATAAAAACATTAAGTGTAAGAGCAGGGGAATGTGTAATATGAAAATTtacttatgtaaaaaaaaaagttgaaatggAAGTTCACTGTTGGTTATCTCCTGAGTTGTggaaaatttttgcttttttgttggatgatttttctggattttctacaatgagcatgGATACcttaagaaaatactaaaaagaagaaaagatgaaaagcacCTAGTTCTCCCACTTTAAAAACTGCACATATCAAGAAAGAAGTGAGTCATCACCACTTCATTCACCTACTTCAACCCCTCCGTGAGAAACACTGTGAACAGTTTGATGAGTTCCTTGATAGACTTTATGTTTATGTGGATGTATTTCTATTGTGTGACTGtcacaatcagaaaaaaatgctgttctcggtaaaagaaaaaatgggctCAAGTTATGAGTGTTAATAGGCATGATGAAAAACCTTCCTGATTTCATTATATGATCCTGGGATTATTACAGCGTATTTCCCTAAGCATCCTAAGACAGTGGATTTGGGTGACAGTACAAAGTGGAGGAATTGACttctcttacattttttaaaaagctagacATGACTTCTTTTCTGGATTAGATGAGGCATGGTTCCGTGAGAAAGCAGGAGAGATGAAATAAATATAGGTATCTTTTCACTTCAAGCTGtggaaaaaacaactttttttccaACACAGTAATGCATGCTGATGGGACTTCTCAGTGTTGACATAGTAGATACGGGACCATAGTTACCAAAAATCAAGGCACTTGGTGTCACAAGCAGAAATATATTTGTGCTGAAAATGACTCAGAGTCCTTGAAATTTGGGCTGACTCAGAAAATCCAggagatagatacagatatatatatatacacacatgcacacacacacatatataactgtaGGTAATTAATTCCTTGAAAGACTTTATACTTAACAGATCATAATATCCACTCTGAGATCGTGCGTGTACACATGGGTgcacatacacgcacacatacatatcttttctccatatataaattggaaaagggACATTCAGTACCCTCAAAGGCAACCTTAAAGCAAAACTGGAAAGTGCTGTCCCAGCCCCATGCCGCCTTCTGGTCCTGCCTTTCAGCCCTCAGCTGCGTGTCTGCTCTTCCAGCCTCTGagccctttcctctctctggttCATGGGAGGGTGTTGTGGGTTAACCCGTGGCCCAGCAGCAGCTGGCAGCGGAAGGTGACTGCACTCCTTCGGCAGCGCTGAGGTGCATTTTAATCACCGGGAACATATGCATGGTTGGGAAATGTATTTTTGGTGTGCAGCCTACATCCAGTCTAAATGCTGATTATGAGAATAGCTTCAGTAAGGCACTTAACGCCTGActtgacttggaaaaaaaaaggacgaTGGCCCATGCATCTTTCTTAACAGGCAAATTCACTTTTCTTCCCTAGGGATATTTCAGAAGGGAGGGAAAGCTAGCAGGCAAATTGCTATGCAAGTTGGCTTAAACACCAGTACCACCTCCCAGAAAGGAACAGTGATGACACTTGTGCTCACAGGAGCCGTCCTTTGCAATGAAGAAACACACTGTCTCCTCCACAGTGAGAGGAGGGCGGCAGAGGGAATAAAGCCGACCTGTGGTCGTGCAGCATTGAAGCCTGAAAGCATTTGGAGTCATAGACAGTCCAGCTGAGAACCTCGAAGAGGAAGAGATTACGAAGCAAAGGGGCAAGTCTCCTTCCCCGACCTCCCAAAGCTAGTCAAGAGCTGTCGGTCCCTAGATCAGTTGTCAAATTGCTAaattctctcattcattcttcCACTTCGCAGACGTTTGTTGTCATCCTGTGGGTACCAGCCACTGCTGAGGCATGTTAGTTTCCAGTCTGAGACTGGGTATAGATCATTCAGTTCCTAGGATGGTGCAGGACGCATAGTTCATGCTCCAgtaaattttgttgaatgaatgaaggtgcTGATTTCCTCTTAACATAATGTTGGTTGATGGTCACTGATTAATGATAGTTGGTTAATGTCCTGATGACAGAATCGGTTAGAGTACCTGAAGCTGGCACAAAAAATAGTATGCTAAGTCTTCTACATAAAAATGCCCAACACCTCAGGATTTCAAAAACTGTATATTGTTCTACTATTGTTTTCAACAATTGTTGAAAATTGTAAATACTGATCATAAATGTGTTGAATTGTAAAAACTGCAAGTCAGACTCATCAGAGCCTTTACTTCTCTATGTACCAAGATTTCTAAGCCTTTGACACTGGCCCttcaattttaagtaaaattgcaACATTAAGAATCAGAGATCAGAACAGTTTTAGGAGAAGCATGGTACAGTGAAAAGAAATACTTGTGTTTCTGATGGCTTTGCCATCAGAATGTCTAGTTTGAATTTTGACTCCTGTTCTGCCACTTGCTACTTATAtggccttgaacaagtcacttaatcattgactccctgaacctcagttttcccatctgtaaaatgggttatgCCAGAGTAGTATTATGGATTTATGAGAGGGTAAATATGCAGCGCCCAGCCCAGTGCCTAGCCCAGAGTGAGTGCTTGGTGGGTGCTAGTTTTAAAAAGCCCATCCATTGGCCTGAAAGGCGCCAATGTGGTGTGTCTGGTAGGAAGGAGCCTGGCTGCAGCTCACGGGGTGAAATCATTCAGCACGCAGGCTTCACAGACAGCCTCATAGCTGTGAGGGAGAGCAGGGCTCTCAGCCTTTGCCACTGGCTTTGGGTGAGTCACTGTCCCTCTCTGACCTTATTTTCATGATCTGAAAAGTAAAGCGACCGAGTCCCCTTCCAGTTGTGAAGTTTTAGATCCAAATGAAAAATACCCACCGAATTAACCGTCTCCCAGGAGCCTGGGTGTTCCTGGAGAGCACAGATTTGGGCCCGTTCTCCCTTCTCTGCACAGTGCCCAACATATAAGGGTTCCTCGGTGGATGTCTGTGGAAAGAGTGAGTTTGTGAAACAGCCTGAACTGGGGAAGTATAGTCCTTATTTTCAGCTATGAGCTCTAAATTAGACTTCCAGGATGTTGAGAGCTGCCCTTGGTGATTTTCAGTGTAATATTTCTTCTCAAAGATGAACAAGTGGCCAGTAGTTGATGTGGCTGAGGCATGAAGGAACATTCTCAGTCCCAAGCAGCTTCAGGGTCTTGGTCCCCCTGCCTCTCAAGGGGATGGACAGCAGTTAGATTAGCTATGTAAAGGCTATTTGCCGCCTCACCTAATGAGCTAGGTACCAGGTTAAGTGACtcctttttttaatggaggaaaaCCGAGGGCAGAGGAACACGGTGATGGGCTTAAGATCCCACTCCGGGTCTGTGGCATAATTAGGATCAGAGTGCAGATGTCCTGACTCCCGTGCAGATCTGCAGACTTCAGTCCTTAGAGCCTTAGTGGTTCGTTGTGCTCTTGGGCTCCCGTGGGCAGGGGGGCAGGTGGGCTAGACTAAGGGTGCATCAGCCCTGACAGTTCTGCTTCTGTTTGTTTACACATGAGACTGAGCTGTAAGCTGTGTCTGAACATAAGATATCTCGGCCAAAAGAAAGGTTTTCAGATCACTAAACCAAACATCTTCCTAGTTAATTTGTTAAAggtcaaaattaaagaaatgatttcTATCCAGAGAGAAGctttagctcattttttttttttctttctctctcccccttctttcTCACTACAGGTTAACTGTAATGGCTTCACAATTGAAGATGAAGAACTTTCTCATTTGGGATCAGCAGTATTTCCTGAGTAGGCTGAGtgtgacttccttttttttctttttacttatttatcactaatttgaattttttttttttgatttttaaataacctCCCTAAACTGCATGTGGCACACATGAAACTCCAAGTGAATTAAGTCCCCTTTTTAATTATGccagatttcaaaatatttccccTGCATTTAAGGATCTGAAGGTAGTAGTTAAGACAACAGTTGCTTGGTAAGTCCTGCTAGGTAGAGAGTTGTTATTCAAGAACGTTTTAGAGTGTGCATAGAAGGAACAGCCCAGGCCCCGCTGAGAAATTTGCTTTTTGCATATCTGTGGTTCTGGGAATCTTTGGGTTTCTTCCACtcaaaggaaaatgtttattGCCAAGAATTGGCTGTAGGCTTACGTAGAGACTGTGTAAGCTTCTTGTTCATCTGTCCTTTTTGAAAAATACCAGTATAGAAACAGCACATCTTGGAGGGAGAATATGCTAAAGTAGTGAACTAGGGAAAAATTTCAAAGAACGATAGGATTTTTCTTTATGTTAGGAATACTCAGGTAATTCAAGAAAGGCCAGCCAGTTGAGCAGCGGAGATCATTATAGCTCTGATTGTAATGGACTGCCAAGCATGGCTTTGCCGTTGTCTATTTGATGGACAGGATGGTCTCCAAATGCGTCAGTCCCCTGACATCAAGCCCTGGCTTCACAGATGGAGCAAAGGAGCCCTTCCTGCATCCCCTGTCTTGAGTTCCTCCACACTGTAGATTACTTTCATCTAAAGTGATGTTGCTTAATACAAACTACAGGAGCCTCTGGCTCTAGGTTGAAGCAATTGCAGGAAACCCTTAACACCCATGCTTTGGCCGTGGATGGCACGTGAGCCCTACATGTCTGTCTGTTGCTGCCCAGCTCTGTGCATCGTACgggtctgaaagagaaaaatctgttcAGGTCCATGTCCCCTGATCGGCTGTCACAGGCTTTCTTGaaccagagaaacaaaaagtTTATTCCCGTAGTATTACTGTTTCTGTGGCCAAAATGGTGTCATCTGCAGTTTGAATTCTGATGGTGAGGAAAGAAGTGGTTTGGGGAAAGGTTCTTTGGGACCTTTGCCCttgggaaaaggaaggagaaaaagaagagaaaggtgaTTAGACCCTCTTTAGAAGACTCATCTTGACATCTTCAGCCCTGAAATGAGCTCTGGAATGTCTGCTCTTGGTATGTGAAAGATGGAAAGCAAGGCTAAGAGTGGTGGTGCTTGAGGTTTCCCCCTGTCCAGCAGTTGCCCAGAGAACGGCGGTACCAAGAGCATGAGCTGTGATAGGTGTCCTGTCTTCGGGCAGCTCCCCCGCCTTCATGAGAAAGATGGCCAGGAGTCTGTCTTGGAATGAGTTACTTAATACTTTTGCAAGATGGTTCTACAAACCTGCTCTTCCACTAAGAACAACCTCTGGTGCCTTTCTTTATCAGATTTCCTAGGGCCTGATTCCCTGTGCATGACTTGCTGGGAAGCAGGGTGGAGGTGACCCTCCCCACGGACAAGACAGGGAAGCCGCCGCGTGGCCCTGCCCATGGCAGCCACCCCCTTCACCCAGACCTCTAGCAGCCGCTCCCCTGGTACACGACGATCCGGGGGCAGCTCCTGTGCATCAGGCTCTCCAACCCCCTTGCTTTTTTGTGTTCATGGAGCAAACAGGAGAAGGGGTTTTGGTCACTGAGGGTCAGGCGAGTCACACCGGCCACCAGAGCCAGGATGCACCGGGATGTGAGTGCCCATCTGAGCCCCAGTTTGGATCCAGGCAGTTTTAATTGGAGGGAAAAATTCCCTTTGGCAGAAATCATATCAGCATTGTGATTTCCAAGGCAGCATTTTCAGAGATCAAGCACTTTTCCCCTGTAGTTTAGAAATTTCTGTTCTCAGAACTTTGACCTTGATATAATCAGAAAGCTCAAAGCCCTCACATAGGCGACTCTCTCTGTCCTCGCCGTCCCTGTAAAGCAGACCGCAAGCAGCCGGAGCAGCAATGTCccaattttccagatgaggaaattgaggtgcaGAGCCTCAGACGGGCTCCTCCAGGTCTCTCAGGGAatcacacaccctcactcaggaaGCCGGCATCTCCCGCGGTGCCGATTTCTCAGCATCTGAAGACAGCATGTTAGAAATCGTCCTCTGATATAAAAAGCTGCTTGGCAGTGACAGCCCATTTGTCTTGTACAGTGTCCCGTGGAGGAGCTGCTCACTACTGTAGGTGTTGAGTTTTGAGTCCTGCATCTAACAGGAAggaatttgttgttgttgctgtcttTATcgttgttgggggggggggggggtttggttttgtttttggcttaGAAATCACCGTTGTGAATTGCAGATTTCACTTTTCAGTACTGTTCAAATTTAAGATGTTAGATATTGTCATAAATGCATGCACGACAACCTCTTAGACTCTGATGGCCAgctgttagattttttttaatgtctacaaAGATCCAGTTTCTGTAACTTAGCAAGTAAGTGGCCAAGGAGTTACCTGAACAGTCTGTCTGCCTTCCTGAGAACATtgggtttttctcttctcatcgACAGTGTTGCACTGATGAATCATAGCTGTTGCCCCAATGTCATTGTGACCTACAAGGGGACCCTGGCAGAAGTCAGAGCTGTACAGGAAATCCACCCTGGAGAGGAGGTGAGTGCGTGGCTGAGGGCAGCCGTGTGGTGGGTACCATCCTCAGTCCCTCCAGGGTTCAGGGTCAGACCTGCGGCTTGATCCAAACTTTCAGCTTCCATTTGGCGCTCGCCATGTCCatctgtggccaaaaaaagaaaccagggaAGAATAGATTCGAGTAAGGTTCCTCACagagatttatagaaaaatgaaactgcCAAAATGAGCAAAATGCAATCTTAGAGTGTGTGTATTCCCATTTCCAAATAATTgggtttgagtttatttttgattCATGAATTTTGGCCTGTTCCCCTCCGGCCCGCAAAGAGAAAAGCAACCCAGCAGTAGCTAACGAGTTACAACTCGAAATGACATCAACGGTTCATGTCGTATCAGTTCCACATCTGAACATGGGAGGGTTCACTTTCTAGGAATGGAATGCAGATGGCCAGGTGTACACACTTGATGGGACAGGTAGAGGCAGTCTGTGGCCAAGGGCCACCATTAGCTTCCCTCCCTAACTTAGGGATATGGAGCGAATCTGGTCAGCgattcccttctcctttcctgtgCTGTGGGTCCATGACTACCCTGTCAGGTGCGTTGAGAACGCTGGCCAGGCCTTGCCAGATGTATgctatacttttttaaagtaaatcttaATATCCCTAGCAAGACACATGAATTTTTAGGGAATGTAATCACGCACTTTAGATACATTTCAGTTTAAATAATCTCTAATGCTATTTTTTAAGTTGCATGTCTGGATATTTAGAATGTTTTAAGTATCATGATCAGTGTATGACATGATATGGGCCTCGGTTTCTCTGGACCTTGTTAACTAACCCACAGCTAAACTGGGAGCCCCACGCCCCAGGTACAAATCAGACTTTCCACCCTTTGTGGAATTCGTCCTGAGGAAGGCATCTTGTTTTGAGTCAGGGTGTCTTGGTTTCCGAATGTCTTGTGGAGGCTGCCCTGTGCCTCTTTTGTTAAAACAGCCGATTGCAGTCAGTAGGAACCTAAGTCACCAGGACCCGCGCTTGGGGCTGCCTGGAGCAGCTTGTCACCTGGACTGGCTGTGTCTGGGCCGCGAGCGGCCTTTGTCGCCATCTTCTGGGCCCTTCTGTCTGTTGCACCATGTGCCCATCAGTCATTTCAAAGAGATGAGGCAGGCTCTGGCCACTGGGGCAGGGCGAGGCTCGCTCCTGTTGTTTTGCCCTCTTGCTGTCACAGATCAGAAATGCAATCTCCTCcttttgggcaagtcactgttTTGGGGGTTACCTGCCCTACAAAGGGGAAAAAGCCACTCCCTGGGGTGTCAGATGAGCCACAGGGTCTCTGTTACTGCCCGTTGCACTGGGGAGAGCTCAGGGCACCTGCAAGCACCTAGCCTGTGTGGGTCCCCCACCCTCGCCTGCCTGCCAGTGCCCGAGGTTACTGGCACAGTGACGGCTTTGGGACATCCATCTGTTCAGTCAGACGTTTGCCTGATGGTGTGGGATGAGCAGCGAGTGCCATCCCAGTGAGTCGATAATGGACAGTTAAATGCCGGCCTCCTCCATATGCTGCAAGTCGCAGTTATAGAGCCCGTTAGAAAAAAGCAAGGATGGGAGAACTTGACGAGCCCAAAGGTATGACTTTTCCAAGTTCTCTGGCCCGGCTGGGTAAGGCAGCAGCTTGCTGGTGGCCTAGGAGCTGCATCCTCCCTGTGCTGGCCTGTCCCGGCCTGCTGAGCCGAGCTTCCTGGTCCATTGCCAGCTGATGGCAGGATAAAGGGacacacactgtgtgtgtgttcatgttcCCCCTGCACCCACCCAGCAGTGCATCTAGGCCGTCCTGGGTTGTGAGATCAAAGAGGCTAAACAAAGACCAGGAAGAGATAGTGCAGGGCCAATCCCAAGGATGAGTAGGCTCTTTGCCCATCGTGGCCTTTGCTTCTATACACAAGACAGGGGCATCTACTGCTGGGCCAGATTCACAGCTTGCtctctggggaggaaggaagcgGGATGCTCTCAACCTTCCAAATTACCGTTTTAGGGATTCCTTGGTTCTGCAGGAGGTGGGTAGAGAAGCCCTTTCTCTTCACCACCACTAGCGGGTGCTCGGTTTGAGGAATTCAGTGTGTTAAGGTAAAAGACTGTGTCCCGAGCTCTGGCCCTCCTGTCCCTGCAAGGTCACCATCAGGAATGTTTGCAGAGCGACAGGCAGGATGAGGCGTGAGTTGGCCTGTAGCAATCTGCAACATCAACTTTTTGGACCCCCTTAGGTTTTTACCAGCTACATTGACCTCCTGTACCCAACAGAAGATAGGAATGACCGGTTAAGAGATTCTTATTTCTTCACCTGTGAGTGCCAGGAGTGCACCACCAAAGACAAGGTAAACTCCCCGACCCGGCACAAGTGCTGACTGTGCTCTCTCTCTCAGGGCCTCTGTGCCAAGTGAGCGCCCCTGTCTGACTTGGGGCGTCTCCTCCTGTCGTATTTTTGAGGCTTTAAACCGCCTCACTAGCATAGCCCGGGGGAATCCAGTTAGACCAGATCTTTGTTCAAACCTGATTCTCGCAGCTggttaaaacatttccatcacattGTTCAAATAAGAGAAGGATTTGCCAAATTGCTATGTCTTGAAAAGAAATGGCTGCTcaaaagagagggaagggaaaaagcaCATGAGAAACATTTTCAAGCTTTCCCACCTATCCACCAGAATCTGaagattattattaaattattttgtcaGTGCCACCCCTCCTTATTCTATTCTCTTAATTTCACAGATGTCTGAACACACACATCTGCCCACAGCAAACATATTCTCGGTGTCTTGCCTCGATAAGGAGGGtctaaaaaatgaatatttttgtttttttgtaaaaaagCAATGAGTATTGAACTTCTCTTAGATCCCCTGCCTGATtccctttcattcttttgtaACTTTAGAATGGGTAGGCCTCTACCTCTGCATGGGAAAACGTGCTATTGGAGAGGTCTCCCCATCAGTATGGTCTCCGTGGGAAGTAACCTGTGGACATTTTCCTCAGGATAAGGCCAAGGTGGAAATCCGGAAGCTCAATGATCCCCCAAAGGCAGAAGCCATCCGTGACATGGTCAGATATGCACGCAATGTCATTGAGGAGTTCCGGCGGGCCAAGCACTACAAATATATCCTTTACAACCAGCCCTCCCTTACAGGGGCTGTTGGGGAGTTGGGCACGGGGAACGGGGGGAGAATGGGTTTCAGATTCTGAACATTGGAGGAAGGATGTGTCCTGGTAAATGTTTAAAGACTCACTCGCCATCCATCCCTTGGAGTCAACTACATCAGCATTTCATGATGTTGACCTTATCTGTTTCTCCTCTTTGACTAGTTTGCTCAGGAGCGCATCCTTGTGGAAGACTTTTATTGTCTAAAACTGCAGAACTGTTCCTTGAAGACCCTCACTGACTGGGTATCTTCCTTTGGGCAAGGCACCTCACCAAGGGTTTTGCTGTGTAACAGATGGAAACAGGCTCATAGATAgcaagtaatttgcccaagggaCACAGTTCAcctgggcagagccaggttttTCCCAGGTCTGCTAGCACgatccatattctttttttttttttttttttttgcgttacacgggcctctcagtgctgtggcctctcccgttgcggagcacaggctcaggacgcgcaggctcagcggtgt
The sequence above is drawn from the Tursiops truncatus isolate mTurTru1 chromosome 1, mTurTru1.mat.Y, whole genome shotgun sequence genome and encodes:
- the SMYD2 gene encoding N-lysine methyltransferase SMYD2 isoform X2, giving the protein MHKLECSPMVVLGENWNPSETVRLTARILAKQKIHPERTPSEKLLAVKEFESHLDKLDNEKKGLIQSDIAALHHFYSKHLEFPDNHSLVVLFAQVNCNGFTIEDEELSHLGSAVFPDVALMNHSCCPNVIVTYKGTLAEVRAVQEIHPGEEVFTSYIDLLYPTEDRNDRLRDSYFFTCECQECTTKDKDKAKVEIRKLNDPPKAEAIRDMVRYARNVIEEFRRAKHYKSPSELLEICELSQEKMSCVFEDSNVYMLHMMYQAMGVCLYMQDWEGALRYGQKIIQPYSKHYPLYSLNVASMWLKLGRLYMGLENKAAGERALKKAIAIMEVAHGKDHPYISEIKQEIESH